A single window of Microbispora hainanensis DNA harbors:
- the pobA gene encoding 4-hydroxybenzoate 3-monooxygenase yields the protein MRTQVGIIGAGPAGLLLSHLLHLRGIESVVLERRSREYVERRVRAGVLEQGTVDTLIEAGVGERMRREGLPHHGIELRYGGAGHRIAFERLVPGRCITVYGQQEVVKDLIAARLAAGGDIRFEVDDVAVHDIGTDRPYLTFTGADGAGERLDCDVIAGCDGFHGVSRPSIPEGVLTEYQRDYPFAWLGILARVKPSSEELIYARTERGFALHSMRSPEISRFYLQVAPDEDLAEWPDERIWSELRARLETVPGFTLATGEILERGITPMRGFVAEPMQYGRLFLAGDAAHIVPPTGAKGLNLAVADVRVLTEALARFFADGSTEALDGYSQACLPRVWRAQHFSWWMTTLLHTFESDDAYARKLQTSYLDYVTSSEAAATTLAENYVGLPYQEEKP from the coding sequence ATGCGAACTCAGGTCGGGATCATCGGAGCCGGGCCGGCCGGCCTGCTGCTCTCCCATCTGCTCCATCTGCGCGGGATCGAGTCCGTCGTGCTCGAACGCCGCAGCAGGGAGTACGTCGAGCGGCGGGTGCGGGCGGGAGTGCTCGAACAGGGCACGGTCGACACCCTCATCGAGGCGGGGGTGGGCGAACGGATGCGGCGGGAGGGCCTGCCCCACCACGGCATCGAGCTGCGGTACGGCGGAGCGGGCCACCGCATCGCCTTCGAGCGGCTGGTGCCCGGTCGCTGCATCACCGTGTACGGCCAGCAGGAGGTCGTCAAGGACCTGATCGCCGCGCGCCTGGCGGCCGGGGGCGACATCCGCTTCGAGGTGGACGACGTGGCGGTGCACGACATCGGCACCGACCGGCCATACCTCACCTTCACCGGGGCGGACGGCGCGGGCGAGCGGCTGGACTGCGACGTGATCGCCGGGTGCGACGGCTTCCACGGGGTGTCCCGGCCGTCGATCCCCGAGGGCGTGCTGACCGAATATCAGCGCGACTACCCCTTCGCCTGGCTCGGCATCCTCGCGAGGGTGAAGCCGTCGTCGGAAGAGCTGATCTACGCGCGGACCGAGCGCGGCTTCGCGCTGCACAGCATGCGCTCCCCGGAGATCAGCCGGTTCTACCTCCAGGTCGCGCCCGACGAGGACCTCGCCGAGTGGCCCGACGAGCGGATCTGGTCCGAGCTGCGGGCCCGGCTGGAGACCGTGCCCGGTTTCACCCTCGCCACCGGGGAGATCCTCGAACGGGGGATCACGCCGATGCGCGGCTTCGTGGCCGAGCCCATGCAGTACGGCAGGCTGTTCCTGGCCGGGGACGCGGCCCACATCGTGCCGCCGACCGGCGCGAAGGGGCTCAACCTCGCGGTGGCCGACGTGCGGGTGCTGACCGAGGCGCTGGCGCGGTTCTTCGCCGACGGCTCGACGGAGGCGCTGGACGGCTATTCACAGGCCTGCCTGCCCCGGGTGTGGCGGGCCCAGCACTTCTCGTGGTGGATGACGACGCTGCTGCACACGTTCGAGTCCGACGACGCCTACGCCAGGAAGCTGCAGACCTCCTACCTCGACTACGTGACATCCTCCGAGGCGGCCGCGACGACGCTGGCGGAGAACTACGTGGGCCTGCCCTACCAAGAGGAGAAGCCATGA
- a CDS encoding IclR family transcriptional regulator, giving the protein MAGGARDPGRSVTSRVLAILGAFDAHHPRLTLTEIAERTGMALSTVHRLAGELEEWRALRRGADGRYQIGRRLWELGQLAPDPLQEVAHPWLQELFGGTGENVHLAVRDGLEVLYVDKVYGKRAVPIVSRTGTRLPMHPTGVGKALLAYEPGWFVGSYLSRPLERPTPHTITEPGRLARELTQVRAQGYATTHEEMTLGSCSAAAPVLVGDRPVAAVGIVVSSRRVRELPRLVDPLLAVAAGIAGDYRAALARP; this is encoded by the coding sequence ATGGCCGGCGGCGCACGCGATCCGGGGCGTTCCGTGACGTCCCGGGTGCTGGCCATCCTCGGCGCCTTCGACGCCCACCACCCGCGGCTCACGCTGACGGAGATCGCCGAACGGACCGGCATGGCGCTGAGCACCGTCCACCGGCTCGCCGGGGAGCTGGAGGAGTGGCGCGCCCTGCGCCGCGGCGCCGACGGGCGCTACCAGATCGGCCGCCGCCTGTGGGAGCTCGGGCAGCTCGCTCCCGACCCGCTGCAGGAGGTGGCGCACCCCTGGCTGCAGGAGCTGTTCGGCGGCACCGGGGAGAACGTCCACCTCGCGGTGCGCGACGGGCTCGAAGTGCTCTACGTCGACAAGGTGTACGGCAAGCGGGCCGTGCCGATCGTGTCGCGGACCGGTACGCGTCTGCCCATGCACCCGACCGGCGTCGGCAAGGCGCTGCTCGCCTACGAACCGGGCTGGTTCGTCGGCTCCTACCTGTCGAGGCCGCTGGAGCGGCCGACCCCCCACACCATCACCGAGCCGGGCCGGCTGGCCCGCGAGCTGACCCAGGTGCGCGCCCAGGGGTACGCCACGACGCACGAGGAGATGACGCTCGGCTCCTGCTCGGCGGCCGCGCCGGTGCTGGTCGGCGACCGGCCCGTCGCGGCCGTCGGCATCGTGGTCTCCTCCAGACGGGTGCGCGAGCTGCCCCGCCTGGTCGATCCGCTGCTGGCCGTCGCGGCCGGCATCGCCGGAGACTACCGGGCCGCCCTGGCCCGCCCGTAA
- a CDS encoding SAM-dependent methyltransferase, with protein MSRDEEALKAIDFSTPSVARIYDWWLGGKDNFAVDRAAAEKLLELVGPDGRLVIRQNRDFLGRAVRFLGESGIRQFLDIGTGIPTQGNVHEVAHEVDPEATVVYVDNDPVVAAHGQALLTGSGRTGVVQADMRDPDRIVESPITKKLIDFSKPVAVLFVAVLHFVDDDDAERVVSYFRERMAPGSYLVISHGTQGRLSDDTITEAREVYEKSTAALRDRTPEHIARFFTGFEVVEPGLVDVADWRNDSDLVRHSRGGYVLGGVGRLA; from the coding sequence GTGAGCCGGGACGAGGAAGCGCTGAAGGCCATCGACTTCTCCACGCCGAGCGTGGCGCGGATCTACGACTGGTGGCTGGGCGGCAAGGACAACTTCGCGGTCGACAGGGCCGCCGCCGAGAAGCTGCTCGAACTGGTCGGCCCCGACGGCCGCCTGGTGATCAGGCAGAACCGCGACTTCCTCGGCCGCGCCGTCCGCTTCCTCGGCGAGTCGGGCATCCGGCAGTTCCTCGACATCGGCACCGGCATCCCCACGCAGGGCAACGTCCACGAGGTCGCCCACGAGGTCGATCCCGAGGCGACCGTCGTCTACGTCGACAACGACCCCGTCGTCGCCGCGCACGGCCAGGCGCTGCTCACCGGCAGTGGCCGTACGGGCGTGGTGCAGGCCGACATGCGCGACCCGGACCGGATCGTCGAGAGCCCGATCACCAAGAAGCTGATCGATTTCAGCAAGCCGGTGGCCGTGCTGTTCGTCGCCGTGCTCCACTTCGTGGACGACGACGACGCCGAGCGGGTGGTGTCCTACTTCCGCGAGCGCATGGCCCCCGGCAGCTATCTCGTGATCTCCCACGGCACCCAGGGCCGCCTGAGCGACGACACGATCACCGAGGCCCGGGAGGTGTACGAGAAGTCGACGGCCGCGCTGCGCGACCGCACGCCCGAGCACATCGCCCGGTTCTTCACGGGATTCGAGGTGGTGGAGCCGGGGCTGGTCGACGTGGCCGACTGGCGCAACGACAGCGACCTCGTCCGGCACAGCAGGGGCGGCTACGTCCTCGGCGGTGTGGGCCGGCTGGCCTGA
- a CDS encoding GAF domain-containing protein, producing the protein MIPQTHLDGLLAELHTRLQAVLSTRDRAHALLEAVVSVGGNLDLETVLHRIAETAATLADARYAALGVIGEDNTLARFVPAGLSEEEIARIEHWPHGLGLLGLLIKEPRPLRLARIRDHPASYGFPPGHPPMTGFLGVPVRVRGRLFGNLYLTEKRGGGEFDEDDEAIIVAFASAAGVAIENARLYEDTRRRETWLQASAEITRSLLSGARTPRVLTLIARRARRMAGADTAAILLPEDDGRTLRVAIADGVPGPPRPHRLPVEGSLAGQAFAHAEPRVITDLGDTDLLTAGAETGAACAVPLGAPGEVRGVLSLGRRPGRVPFSQAEVCMVHSFAGHAAVALELDEARRDAERLVLLEDRDRIAKDLHDVVIQRLFAIAMTLTGATRLVDHPEAAARLRTAIDELDGTIRQIRTTIFALRTPAGAPGLRARLVELVEGAREPLGFLPALRMDGQLDTRVPAPVGEHLLAVAREAISNVVRHAHATRAAVTVCLDHDRLTLLVEDDGVGIPPRGRRSGLRNLCDRAESLGGSCAAGPGAAGGTRLCWSVPLPSPPCSTR; encoded by the coding sequence ATGATCCCGCAGACGCACCTGGACGGGCTGCTGGCCGAACTGCACACGAGGCTGCAGGCGGTCCTGTCGACGCGTGACCGGGCCCACGCGCTGCTGGAGGCGGTCGTCTCGGTGGGCGGCAACCTCGATCTCGAGACCGTGCTGCACCGGATCGCCGAGACCGCCGCCACGCTGGCCGACGCCCGATATGCCGCGCTCGGCGTGATCGGCGAGGACAACACCCTCGCCCGCTTCGTCCCCGCCGGGCTGAGCGAGGAGGAGATCGCCCGCATCGAGCACTGGCCCCACGGCCTGGGCCTGCTCGGCCTGCTGATCAAGGAACCCCGGCCGCTGCGGCTGGCCCGCATCCGCGACCACCCCGCGTCGTACGGCTTCCCGCCGGGACACCCGCCGATGACGGGCTTCCTCGGCGTGCCCGTACGGGTCCGGGGCCGGCTGTTCGGCAACCTCTACCTGACCGAGAAGCGCGGGGGAGGGGAGTTCGACGAGGACGACGAGGCGATCATCGTGGCCTTCGCCAGCGCCGCCGGGGTGGCGATCGAGAACGCCCGCCTGTACGAGGACACCCGCCGCAGGGAGACCTGGCTCCAGGCGTCGGCGGAGATCACCAGGAGCCTGCTGTCCGGCGCGCGGACGCCGCGGGTGCTGACCCTGATCGCCCGCCGCGCCCGGCGGATGGCCGGCGCGGACACGGCGGCGATCCTGCTGCCCGAGGACGACGGCCGGACGCTGCGGGTCGCGATCGCGGACGGCGTGCCCGGCCCGCCCCGGCCGCACCGCCTGCCCGTCGAGGGCTCGCTGGCCGGGCAGGCGTTCGCCCACGCGGAACCCCGCGTGATCACCGATCTCGGCGACACCGACCTCCTCACCGCGGGCGCGGAGACGGGAGCGGCCTGCGCCGTGCCGCTCGGCGCCCCCGGAGAGGTGCGCGGAGTGCTGTCGCTCGGCAGGCGGCCCGGCCGCGTCCCGTTCAGCCAGGCGGAGGTCTGCATGGTCCACTCCTTCGCCGGGCACGCGGCGGTCGCGCTGGAACTGGACGAGGCGCGCAGGGACGCCGAACGGCTCGTCCTGCTGGAAGACCGCGACCGCATCGCCAAGGACCTGCACGACGTCGTCATCCAGCGGCTGTTCGCGATCGCCATGACGCTCACGGGCGCCACGCGGCTGGTGGACCACCCCGAGGCGGCCGCGCGGCTGCGGACCGCGATCGACGAGCTCGACGGCACGATCCGGCAGATCCGCACCACGATCTTCGCCCTGCGCACCCCGGCCGGCGCCCCCGGGCTGCGCGCCCGGCTCGTCGAGCTGGTCGAGGGCGCCCGGGAGCCCCTCGGCTTCCTGCCGGCCCTGCGCATGGACGGGCAGCTCGACACCCGCGTGCCCGCCCCCGTCGGGGAACACCTGCTGGCCGTGGCGCGGGAGGCGATCTCCAACGTGGTGCGGCACGCCCACGCCACCCGCGCCGCCGTCACCGTCTGCCTCGACCACGACCGGCTGACCCTGCTCGTGGAGGACGACGGGGTCGGCATCCCGCCGCGGGGACGCCGCAGCGGCCTGCGCAACCTGTGCGACCGCGCCGAGAGCCTGGGCGGGTCGTGCGCCGCCGGGCCCGGCGCCGCCGGGGGAACACGCCTGTGCTGGAGCGTCCCGTTGCCGTCACCACCCTGCTCGACACGCTGA
- a CDS encoding MBL fold metallo-hydrolase, protein MSARIDHAVTSGTFSLDGQTFDVDNNVWVLGDDAECVVFDAPHDVKAITDVIAGRRVLAILATHAHDDHVRVAPDLSEATGAPVLLHPADLPVWRLTHPHREPDGELSDGQVIEVAGTRLEVLHTPGHSPGACCFYAPELGVVFTGDTLFQGGPGATGRSFSDFGVIIDSIRDRLLTLPPETVVHTGHGDSTTIGAELPHLDEWIRRGH, encoded by the coding sequence GTGAGTGCCCGTATCGACCATGCCGTCACGTCGGGCACCTTCAGCCTGGACGGCCAGACCTTCGACGTCGACAACAACGTCTGGGTGCTCGGCGACGACGCCGAGTGCGTGGTGTTCGACGCGCCCCACGACGTCAAGGCGATCACCGACGTGATCGCGGGCCGGCGCGTCCTGGCCATCCTCGCCACCCACGCCCACGACGACCATGTGCGGGTCGCGCCGGACCTGTCGGAGGCCACCGGGGCGCCCGTCCTGCTGCACCCGGCCGACCTGCCGGTCTGGCGGCTCACCCACCCCCACCGCGAGCCCGACGGCGAGCTGTCCGACGGGCAGGTCATCGAGGTCGCCGGCACCCGCCTCGAAGTGCTCCACACTCCCGGGCACTCGCCCGGCGCCTGCTGCTTCTACGCGCCCGAGCTGGGCGTCGTCTTCACCGGCGACACCCTGTTCCAGGGTGGTCCCGGCGCGACCGGCCGCTCGTTCTCCGACTTCGGCGTGATCATCGACTCGATCCGCGACCGCCTGCTGACCCTGCCGCCCGAGACCGTCGTCCACACCGGCCACGGCGACAGCACGACGATCGGCGCCGAGCTGCCGCACCTCGACGAGTGGATCCGCCGGGGCCACTGA
- a CDS encoding OsmC family protein has protein sequence MSEPRDGVIQVAWRGADRFDVRIRRHVVRADRPPDVGGSDTGPTPAELFVGSVAAGVACCAERYLRQRQLPAGVGVTARYGLGVCPGRIDRIELSVDAPGLPEGLRASLLSVLEHCAVCTTLRVPPRVTFEVRRSVPENPVAQASRPTPPRT, from the coding sequence ATGAGTGAGCCGCGCGACGGCGTCATCCAGGTCGCCTGGCGCGGAGCCGACCGGTTCGACGTACGGATCCGGCGCCACGTGGTCCGCGCCGACCGGCCGCCGGACGTCGGCGGGAGCGACACCGGCCCCACTCCGGCCGAGCTGTTCGTGGGCAGCGTGGCGGCCGGCGTCGCCTGCTGTGCCGAGCGCTACCTGCGCCAGCGGCAGCTGCCCGCCGGGGTGGGCGTCACCGCGCGGTACGGCCTCGGCGTCTGCCCCGGGCGGATCGACCGCATCGAGCTGTCGGTGGACGCCCCGGGGCTGCCCGAGGGGCTGCGCGCCTCGCTCCTTTCGGTGCTGGAGCACTGCGCCGTCTGCACCACGCTGCGGGTGCCGCCGCGGGTCACGTTCGAGGTCCGCCGGTCCGTGCCCGAGAACCCCGTCGCTCAGGCCAGCCGGCCCACACCGCCGAGGACGTAG
- the pcaH gene encoding protocatechuate 3,4-dioxygenase subunit beta codes for MTHPPYLHPDYASTVLRAPSRPPLEMKEDPEAAELTGPVFGHGEVDPLDADLTAGHAGEPLGERIIVTGRVLDAAGRPIPGTLVEVWQANSAGRYAHQRDQHPAPLDPNFTGAGRCLTDDEGRYRFVTIKPGAYPWRNHPNAWRPAHIHFSVFGTAFTQRLVTQMYFPGDPLFAYDPIFRSIPDPAARERLVAAFDLDVTEPEWALGYRWDIVLGQTPMEDA; via the coding sequence ATGACACATCCTCCTTACCTGCACCCGGACTACGCCAGCACGGTCCTGCGGGCGCCGTCCCGGCCGCCGCTGGAGATGAAGGAGGACCCGGAGGCGGCCGAGCTCACCGGCCCGGTCTTCGGGCACGGCGAGGTGGATCCGCTCGACGCCGATCTGACCGCGGGCCACGCGGGCGAGCCGCTCGGCGAGCGCATCATCGTCACCGGGCGCGTCCTCGACGCCGCGGGCCGGCCGATCCCCGGCACCCTGGTCGAGGTCTGGCAGGCCAACTCCGCCGGGCGGTACGCCCACCAGCGCGACCAGCACCCGGCCCCGCTCGACCCCAACTTCACCGGCGCGGGCCGGTGCCTGACCGACGACGAGGGCCGCTACCGGTTCGTCACGATCAAGCCGGGGGCCTATCCCTGGCGCAACCACCCCAACGCCTGGCGGCCCGCGCACATCCACTTCTCGGTGTTCGGCACGGCGTTCACCCAGCGCCTGGTGACGCAGATGTACTTCCCGGGCGACCCGCTGTTCGCCTACGACCCGATCTTCCGGTCCATTCCGGACCCGGCCGCCCGTGAGCGGCTCGTCGCCGCGTTCGACCTCGACGTGACCGAGCCGGAGTGGGCTCTCGGCTACCGGTGGGACATCGTGCTCGGCCAGACCCCCATGGAGGACGCGTGA
- a CDS encoding HPP family protein produces the protein MTVEGMTAADVMSRVLVTVKPDESPLMAWELMRRGSMHHLPVVDSGSRILGVLTREDIAAHWSGGPAEQSSSQVRQLLSGRRCPHVSPDTPLSSVAAVMLESGVDVVPVIGACGTLQGLVTVTDLLVAVAGRRGAAPPHEEVSAGMFRLEPVLPPKPSRTAEDQRQGP, from the coding sequence ATGACCGTAGAAGGCATGACCGCCGCCGACGTGATGAGCAGGGTGCTCGTGACCGTGAAGCCGGACGAGTCCCCGCTCATGGCCTGGGAACTCATGCGCCGCGGGTCGATGCACCATCTGCCCGTCGTGGACTCCGGCTCCCGCATCCTCGGCGTGCTCACGCGGGAGGACATCGCGGCGCACTGGTCCGGCGGTCCCGCGGAGCAGTCGAGCAGCCAGGTGCGCCAGTTGCTGAGCGGGCGCAGATGCCCGCACGTGTCGCCCGACACGCCGCTCTCCTCGGTGGCGGCCGTGATGCTGGAGTCGGGCGTGGACGTCGTCCCGGTCATCGGAGCCTGCGGCACCCTGCAGGGCCTCGTCACCGTGACCGACCTGCTCGTGGCGGTGGCCGGCAGACGGGGGGCCGCGCCCCCGCACGAGGAGGTGTCGGCCGGGATGTTCCGCCTGGAGCCGGTGCTGCCGCCCAAACCCTCCCGTACGGCGGAGGACCAGCGGCAGGGGCCGTGA
- a CDS encoding CBS domain-containing protein: MTTTATDGGWAMLAGEVMSSPAITLRPDDSVRRAIRVLYGHDITAAPVLGEYDELVGMVSEIDLLCGAFAPGDAAPRTVEGVMSRQVSTVEETTDVRVLTDLMVAKRIKSLPVLRDERVVGMISRRDLLALLARSDEELREAVLAALRERYPSDAPWEVVVRDGEIDLRGPEGQGPEHVADLLERTVPGVRPARLLPR; this comes from the coding sequence ATGACCACGACGGCGACAGACGGGGGGTGGGCCATGCTGGCCGGTGAGGTCATGAGCAGCCCGGCGATCACGTTGCGCCCCGACGACTCCGTGCGGCGGGCGATCCGGGTGCTGTACGGCCACGACATCACGGCCGCCCCCGTGCTCGGGGAGTACGACGAGCTGGTCGGCATGGTCAGCGAGATCGACCTGCTGTGCGGCGCGTTCGCGCCGGGCGACGCGGCGCCCCGCACCGTGGAGGGCGTCATGTCGCGCCAGGTGAGCACGGTCGAGGAGACCACGGACGTGCGGGTGCTGACGGACCTCATGGTCGCGAAGCGGATCAAGAGCCTGCCCGTGCTGCGCGACGAGCGGGTCGTCGGGATGATCAGCCGCCGCGACCTGCTGGCGCTGCTGGCCAGGTCGGACGAGGAGCTGCGCGAGGCCGTCCTGGCCGCCCTGCGCGAGCGCTACCCCTCCGACGCGCCCTGGGAGGTGGTCGTGCGCGACGGCGAGATCGACCTGCGGGGTCCCGAGGGCCAGGGCCCCGAGCACGTGGCCGACCTGCTGGAGCGGACCGTCCCCGGGGTGCGGCCGGCCCGCCTGCTCCCCCGATGA
- a CDS encoding protocatechuate 3,4-dioxygenase subunit alpha, translating into MTTPSQTVGPFFGFALPYAADWELVPEGHPGAVTITGVVLDGAGEPVPDALLELWTGEPGERGALSRKGAGASGFGRCGTAPDGSYRFRLAPPSRPYAALLVFARGLLKPVRTRVYFADAPDPLLGSLDPARRATLLARPEGQDVYRFDVRLQGERETVFLEF; encoded by the coding sequence GTGACCACTCCCTCGCAGACCGTCGGGCCGTTCTTCGGGTTCGCCCTGCCGTACGCGGCCGACTGGGAGCTCGTCCCCGAGGGCCATCCGGGGGCGGTCACGATCACCGGCGTGGTGCTCGACGGGGCCGGTGAGCCGGTGCCCGACGCCCTGCTGGAGCTGTGGACCGGAGAGCCCGGCGAGCGGGGCGCCCTCAGCCGGAAAGGCGCCGGGGCGTCCGGCTTCGGGCGGTGCGGCACCGCGCCCGACGGCTCCTACCGGTTCCGCCTCGCGCCGCCGTCCCGGCCGTACGCCGCGCTGCTGGTCTTCGCGCGGGGCCTGCTCAAGCCGGTGCGCACCCGCGTCTATTTCGCCGACGCGCCCGACCCCCTGCTCGGCTCCCTCGACCCGGCCCGCCGCGCGACGTTGCTCGCCCGCCCGGAGGGGCAGGACGTCTACCGGTTCGACGTACGGCTGCAGGGCGAGCGGGAGACGGTCTTTCTTGAGTTCTGA
- a CDS encoding universal stress protein: MTEQPISDPGVDPGVDPVVVGTDGSAGATRAVEWAADDAALRGLPLRVVHAVERLPYDGPRYPIPDSYDRMAPTGEQILAHAEWVARDRRPGLDVTTVLVEGRPGRVLRDQAARAAEVVLGSHGAGGFPGMLLGSVGNHVAGHVAVPVVVVRPAPPEAGAEIVVGFDCSKESGPALTYAFEEARLRGHRVRIVCAWEPPVPYGPVISMDLDAMRRAAEDYARGELEPLQSGYADVKTELDMVHDHPVSALIKASSRAVLLVVGSHGRNAFTAAVLGSVSRAVLGHAHCPVAVVKAR, encoded by the coding sequence ATGACCGAGCAGCCGATCAGTGATCCGGGCGTCGATCCGGGCGTCGATCCGGTCGTCGTCGGCACCGACGGGTCCGCCGGGGCGACCCGGGCGGTGGAGTGGGCGGCCGACGACGCCGCCCTGCGGGGCCTGCCCCTGCGGGTGGTCCACGCCGTCGAGCGCCTGCCGTACGACGGCCCGCGCTATCCGATCCCCGACAGCTACGACAGGATGGCGCCCACCGGGGAGCAGATCCTCGCCCACGCCGAGTGGGTCGCCCGGGACCGGCGCCCCGGCCTCGACGTGACGACGGTGCTCGTCGAGGGGCGTCCCGGCCGCGTCCTGCGCGACCAGGCCGCCCGCGCCGCCGAAGTGGTGCTCGGCAGCCATGGCGCGGGCGGCTTCCCCGGCATGCTGCTCGGCTCGGTGGGCAACCACGTCGCCGGGCACGTGGCCGTGCCGGTCGTCGTCGTACGGCCGGCGCCCCCGGAGGCGGGGGCCGAGATCGTGGTGGGGTTCGACTGCTCGAAGGAGTCCGGGCCCGCCCTGACGTACGCCTTCGAGGAGGCGCGGCTGCGCGGTCACCGGGTGCGGATCGTCTGCGCCTGGGAGCCGCCGGTGCCGTACGGGCCCGTGATCTCGATGGACCTGGACGCCATGCGGCGGGCCGCGGAGGACTACGCGCGCGGCGAGCTGGAGCCGCTGCAGAGCGGATACGCCGACGTCAAGACCGAGCTGGACATGGTCCACGACCATCCGGTCTCCGCGCTCATCAAGGCGTCGTCGCGGGCCGTCCTGCTCGTGGTCGGCTCCCACGGCCGCAACGCCTTCACCGCGGCCGTGCTCGGCTCGGTCAGCCGCGCCGTGCTGGGCCACGCGCACTGCCCGGTCGCCGTGGTGAAGGCGCGCTGA